A region from the Pseudonocardia petroleophila genome encodes:
- a CDS encoding catechol 2,3-dioxygenase, with protein MTSTVTQPQTSQPQVVEVSTPRVHNLHHVEVFTPKPNESLDFFTRVLGLHETHREGQSVYLRGAGEWARYSTILTEAAQPGLGHMAWQVAEPDQVEGWARRFRDKGVEHKLEAGGSRFAQGDTLSFTGPFGHRTELFYDFERYEPEAASKLLSQPVRFPTPGIGARRLDHLNITARNVDEARDWYTDVLGFKLREAARTPDGDIGVWMSVTSQVHDLAIMRDGSGERGRLHHIAYYLDTPETLLRAADTFVEEGTPIDAGPGKHGLTQAFFIYVFEPGGNRVELFSGGYPIHGPDWQPIIWDGANIEKAIVWYGGQLPDTFFTVAT; from the coding sequence GTGACCAGCACCGTGACCCAGCCGCAGACCTCGCAGCCCCAGGTGGTCGAGGTCAGCACCCCTCGCGTGCACAACCTGCACCACGTCGAGGTGTTCACCCCCAAGCCGAACGAGTCGCTCGACTTCTTCACCCGCGTTCTGGGGCTGCACGAGACCCACCGCGAGGGCCAGTCGGTCTACCTGCGCGGAGCGGGGGAGTGGGCCCGCTACTCCACGATCCTCACCGAGGCCGCGCAGCCCGGCCTGGGGCACATGGCCTGGCAGGTCGCCGAGCCCGACCAGGTCGAGGGCTGGGCCCGCCGGTTCCGGGACAAGGGCGTCGAGCACAAGCTCGAAGCCGGTGGCTCGCGCTTCGCCCAGGGCGACACCCTCAGCTTCACCGGCCCGTTCGGGCACCGCACAGAACTGTTCTACGACTTCGAGCGCTACGAGCCCGAGGCCGCGTCGAAGCTGCTCAGCCAGCCCGTCCGGTTCCCGACCCCGGGGATCGGGGCCCGTCGGCTTGACCACCTCAACATCACCGCGCGCAACGTCGACGAGGCGCGGGACTGGTACACCGACGTTCTCGGGTTCAAGCTCCGCGAGGCCGCCCGCACCCCTGACGGTGACATCGGGGTGTGGATGTCGGTCACCTCGCAGGTCCACGACCTCGCGATCATGCGCGACGGTTCGGGCGAGCGCGGGCGGCTGCACCACATCGCCTACTACCTCGACACCCCCGAGACCCTGCTGCGGGCTGCGGACACCTTCGTCGAGGAGGGCACTCCGATCGACGCCGGCCCCGGCAAGCACGGGCTGACGCAGGCGTTCTTCATCTACGTCTTCGAGCCCGGCGGCAACCGCGTCGAGCTGTTCTCCGGCGGCTACCCGATCCACGGCCCGGACTGGCAGCCGATCATCTGGGACGGGGCGAACATCGAGAAGGCGATCGTCTGGTACGGCGGGCAGCTGCCGGACACCTTCTTCACCGTCGCCACGTGA
- a CDS encoding FadR/GntR family transcriptional regulator, which produces MARDVDVRAGRGAGSRAEDVAARLEMEILRSGQPAGTRLGLRTELISRFEVSPGVMNEALRLLRDRELITVKPGPSGGVFTADQPPGVRLGALDLWFQGLTVPPLEIFESRTLLEEMFNLLALQKSSPHDHMAMERGLQRMGNSAEDPRGFFEANVEFHRAIARSTGVTVLIGIYDSLVTVLTGALVRAVWTAGHEETIDHNLRVHAQILEAIRAKDRKRLETATRLHRVDMISLAQPEKSPVAGIGRGTGGADDSEAG; this is translated from the coding sequence ATGGCCAGGGACGTGGACGTCAGGGCTGGGCGGGGTGCGGGGTCGCGCGCCGAAGACGTGGCGGCGCGGCTGGAGATGGAGATCCTGCGCTCCGGCCAGCCCGCGGGCACCCGCCTCGGCCTGCGCACGGAGCTGATCAGCCGCTTCGAGGTCAGCCCCGGGGTCATGAACGAGGCCCTGCGGCTGTTGCGCGACCGCGAGCTGATCACGGTCAAGCCGGGGCCCAGTGGTGGTGTGTTCACCGCGGACCAGCCGCCGGGTGTCCGGCTCGGCGCACTAGACCTGTGGTTCCAGGGCCTCACCGTGCCACCGCTGGAGATCTTCGAGTCCCGGACGCTGCTCGAGGAGATGTTCAACCTGCTGGCCCTGCAGAAGTCCTCGCCGCACGACCACATGGCGATGGAGCGGGGACTGCAGCGGATGGGTAACTCCGCCGAGGACCCGCGAGGGTTCTTCGAGGCCAACGTCGAGTTCCACCGCGCGATCGCCCGGTCCACCGGGGTGACGGTGCTGATCGGCATCTACGACAGCCTCGTCACCGTCCTCACCGGGGCACTGGTCCGCGCTGTCTGGACGGCCGGGCACGAGGAGACGATCGACCACAACCTGCGCGTCCACGCGCAGATCCTCGAGGCGATCCGCGCGAAGGACCGCAAGCGGCTCGAGACGGCCACCCGGCTCCACCGCGTCGACATGATCAGCCTCGCGCAGCCGGAGAAGTCACCGGTGGCCGGGATCGGGCGCGGCACCGGCGGCGCCGATGACTCCGAGGCCGGATGA
- a CDS encoding flavin reductase family protein produces the protein MTHPTDPPEEAPAITADVIDPARLRSCLGRFATGVTVVSYSHDGQPRGATVNAFSSVSLDPPLVLVSVARTARACPLLQDTAFAVNVLSARQIGVAMTFAGRPDEAAVIAWDQGRHAPRLRHTHATIECTPWRSYDGGDHVLYLGRVEDIAIRPNEPLLFHGGSFHRRGDGLDATGRSTRISTPTALPLQLSAMEELAEEFVAGWI, from the coding sequence ATGACCCACCCCACCGACCCGCCGGAGGAGGCGCCGGCGATCACGGCCGACGTGATCGACCCCGCACGGCTGCGGTCCTGCCTGGGACGGTTCGCCACCGGGGTGACCGTGGTCAGCTACTCGCACGACGGGCAGCCCCGCGGGGCGACCGTGAACGCGTTCAGCTCGGTGTCGCTCGATCCGCCGCTGGTTCTCGTGTCGGTCGCCCGCACCGCCAGGGCGTGTCCGCTGCTGCAGGACACGGCGTTCGCGGTGAACGTGCTCTCGGCCCGCCAGATCGGCGTGGCGATGACCTTCGCCGGCCGGCCCGACGAGGCCGCCGTCATCGCGTGGGACCAGGGCCGCCACGCGCCGCGGCTGCGCCACACGCACGCGACGATCGAGTGCACGCCGTGGCGCTCCTACGACGGCGGCGACCACGTCCTCTACCTGGGACGCGTGGAAGACATCGCCATCCGGCCGAACGAGCCGCTGCTGTTCCACGGCGGCTCCTTCCACCGGCGCGGCGACGGTCTCGATGCGACCGGGCGCAGCACCCGGATCTCCACCCCCACCGCGCTGCCGCTCCAGCTCAGCGCGATGGAGGAGCTCGCCGAGGAGTTCGTCGCCGGCTGGATCTAG
- a CDS encoding alpha/beta fold hydrolase, producing the protein MTQTVTEANPEVGRSIVAGGITTNYHDHGAGDPVLLLHGSGPGVSAWANWRGVLPPLARERRVIAPDVVGFGYTERPPGFTFSHQDWVAHIVGFLDALDLPSVSVVGNSFGGALALRLADQHPDRVQRLVLMGSVGTRFEITPGLDAVWGYEPSVENMAELIDYFAFDASRLGPDLVRLRYEASIRPGVQESYSAMFPAPRQAGVDAFALPDESLRALPHETLVVHGRDDRVIPVASSIRLNELIPRSQLHVFNQCGHWTQIEKADEFVHLLEGFLPRP; encoded by the coding sequence ATGACCCAGACCGTGACCGAGGCGAACCCGGAGGTCGGGCGCAGCATCGTGGCCGGCGGGATCACGACGAACTACCACGACCACGGCGCCGGTGACCCGGTCCTACTCCTCCACGGGTCGGGACCGGGGGTCTCCGCCTGGGCGAACTGGCGGGGAGTGCTCCCACCGCTCGCTCGCGAGCGCCGCGTGATCGCCCCCGACGTCGTCGGGTTCGGCTACACCGAGCGGCCGCCCGGTTTCACGTTCTCCCACCAGGACTGGGTCGCCCACATCGTCGGTTTCCTCGACGCCTTGGACCTGCCGAGCGTGTCGGTCGTCGGCAACAGCTTCGGTGGCGCGCTGGCGCTGCGGCTGGCCGACCAGCACCCCGACCGCGTGCAGCGCCTCGTCCTCATGGGCAGCGTCGGCACCCGGTTCGAGATCACACCGGGGCTCGACGCCGTCTGGGGCTACGAACCCTCGGTCGAGAACATGGCCGAGCTCATCGACTACTTCGCCTTCGACGCGTCGCGGCTCGGCCCGGACCTGGTCCGCCTGCGGTACGAGGCGTCCATCCGGCCGGGCGTGCAGGAGTCCTACTCCGCGATGTTCCCCGCACCCCGCCAGGCAGGCGTCGACGCCTTCGCGCTGCCCGACGAGTCCCTGCGCGCCCTGCCGCACGAGACCCTCGTCGTGCACGGGCGCGACGACCGGGTGATCCCCGTGGCGTCGTCGATCCGGCTCAACGAGTTGATCCCGCGCTCCCAGCTGCACGTGTTCAACCAGTGCGGGCACTGGACCCAGATCGAGAAGGCCGACGAGTTCGTCCACCTGCTCGAGGGCTTCCTCCCCCGCCCATGA
- a CDS encoding 4-hydroxyphenylacetate 3-hydroxylase family protein, with translation MISETSAETAGENSRRPFTGAEYLESLNDGREVWIHGERIENVAEHPAFRNSARMVARLYDAMHDPANEGTLAVPTDTGNGGFTHPFYKAPYSPAELRAGAEGSAAWARLTYGWLGRSPDYKASFLSTLGSHTEFYAPYQDNAKRWYAEAQERLLYINHAIINPPVDRDLGMEGAADVFMKVVEETAEGLIVSGAKVVATNSALTHYNFVGNYGPLPVKSKEFSAIFMVPMNTPGLKLICRSSYEFNAATTGSPFDYPLSSRLDENDSILIMDRVLVPWDSVFCYDVDKANNFFAGSGFVFRAMLHGCVRLAVKFDFLVGLFVKALEMTGTSNFRGVQTRIGELVCLRNLFWACVDSMVDNPAPWADGTCVPNPDSAGVYRLMMTQAYPRAKEIFEQDVASALIYLPSSSADWLNPELRPYLDRYVRGSAGRTAEDRVKLMKLIWDAIGSEFGGRHELYERNYSGNHENLRIEAYLGQVQTGQIDGYKAMVDQCMSEYDLNGWTVPDLINNDDVRRVGNSGAS, from the coding sequence ATGATCAGCGAGACGTCCGCCGAGACCGCGGGAGAGAACTCCCGCCGTCCCTTCACCGGTGCGGAGTACCTGGAGAGCCTCAACGACGGCCGTGAGGTGTGGATCCACGGCGAGCGGATCGAGAACGTCGCCGAGCACCCCGCTTTCCGCAACTCGGCGCGGATGGTCGCCCGGCTCTACGACGCCATGCACGACCCGGCGAACGAGGGCACCCTCGCGGTGCCTACCGACACCGGCAACGGCGGGTTCACGCACCCCTTCTACAAGGCGCCGTACTCCCCGGCGGAGCTGCGCGCCGGAGCCGAGGGCTCCGCGGCGTGGGCGCGGCTGACCTACGGATGGCTCGGGCGCAGCCCCGACTACAAGGCCTCGTTCCTGTCCACGCTGGGCTCGCACACGGAGTTCTACGCGCCGTACCAGGACAACGCGAAGCGGTGGTACGCCGAGGCCCAGGAGCGTCTGCTCTACATCAACCACGCCATCATCAACCCGCCGGTCGACCGCGACCTCGGCATGGAGGGCGCCGCCGACGTCTTCATGAAGGTGGTCGAGGAGACGGCCGAGGGCCTGATCGTCTCCGGCGCGAAGGTCGTGGCCACCAACTCCGCGCTGACGCACTACAACTTCGTCGGCAACTACGGCCCGTTGCCGGTCAAGTCCAAGGAGTTCTCGGCGATCTTCATGGTCCCGATGAACACACCGGGTCTGAAGCTCATCTGCCGCTCCTCTTACGAGTTCAACGCGGCCACGACCGGCAGCCCGTTCGACTACCCGCTGTCGAGCCGGCTCGACGAGAACGACTCGATCCTGATCATGGATCGGGTCCTGGTGCCCTGGGACAGCGTCTTCTGCTACGACGTCGACAAGGCCAACAACTTCTTCGCCGGTTCCGGGTTCGTCTTCCGGGCGATGCTGCACGGCTGCGTGCGGCTGGCGGTCAAGTTCGACTTCCTCGTCGGGTTGTTCGTCAAGGCCCTCGAGATGACCGGCACGTCGAACTTCCGCGGTGTGCAGACCCGCATCGGTGAGCTGGTGTGCCTGCGCAACCTGTTCTGGGCGTGCGTCGACTCGATGGTCGACAACCCCGCTCCGTGGGCCGACGGCACCTGCGTGCCCAACCCCGACTCGGCCGGGGTGTACCGGCTGATGATGACGCAGGCCTACCCGCGGGCGAAGGAGATCTTCGAGCAGGACGTCGCGAGCGCGCTGATCTACCTGCCGTCCAGCTCGGCGGACTGGCTGAACCCCGAGCTGCGGCCCTACCTCGACCGCTACGTGCGCGGGTCGGCCGGCCGCACGGCCGAGGACCGCGTCAAGCTCATGAAGCTCATCTGGGACGCGATCGGCTCCGAGTTCGGCGGGCGCCACGAGCTCTACGAGCGCAACTACTCCGGCAACCACGAGAACCTGCGCATCGAGGCCTACCTGGGCCAGGTGCAGACCGGTCAGATCGACGGTTACAAGGCCATGGTCGACCAGTGCATGTCCGAGTACGACCTGAACGGCTGGACGGTGCCCGACCTGATCAACAACGACGACGTGCGGCGCGTCGGGAACAGCGGAGCGTCGTAG
- a CDS encoding GMC family oxidoreductase translates to MSNNREDQATAGGLVAIRADHDRRRTNLQPSYDYVVCGSGSAGCVIASRLAANASVSVLLIEAGGWDTADQVLDPGQWFTNLGTERDWGDVAVPGPGVNGRAIPEHMGRVVGGGTSINATIWARPFKADLDHWADVTGDPAWGYEHGLEIFRQVEDWQGDADPRYRGKGGPVWCQPAHDPSPHVPALLDAAAGLGHPVLADQNGAREESAGGFALMNQIIRDGQRRNMAAAFLYPVLAQDNITVLTGAHVDRVVITGGRATGVEVTVDGGRRVVGAGSEVVLSAGGINTAKILMLSGIGDAADLRGHGIEVVVDSPEVGANFQDHILHGGCLWEPHEAQPPRNSAANAAGFWKSDSVLASPDLNIVQIEIPYASEVVAAQYAPPPSSWALCAGLVAPKSRGRMTLRSADPQDRPVLDAAFLSHPDDVAALAKGIELCRELGNSPQMRPFAKREVAPGRELTPSELVEFVRNGATTYFHETGTCRMGRDSAAVVDPELRVNGVQNLRVADASVMPRIPGVATMATCVLIGARMAEILGA, encoded by the coding sequence ATGTCGAACAACCGTGAGGACCAGGCGACGGCCGGAGGGCTCGTGGCGATCCGGGCCGACCACGATCGGCGGCGGACGAACCTGCAGCCGTCCTACGACTACGTCGTGTGCGGCTCGGGGAGCGCGGGGTGCGTCATCGCCTCCCGGCTGGCGGCGAACGCCTCGGTCAGCGTCCTGCTGATCGAGGCGGGCGGCTGGGACACCGCCGACCAGGTGCTCGATCCCGGACAGTGGTTCACCAACCTCGGCACCGAGCGCGACTGGGGCGACGTCGCGGTCCCGGGCCCCGGGGTCAACGGCCGGGCGATACCGGAGCACATGGGCCGCGTCGTCGGCGGCGGCACCAGCATCAACGCAACGATCTGGGCCCGCCCGTTCAAGGCCGACCTCGACCACTGGGCAGACGTCACCGGCGATCCGGCGTGGGGCTACGAGCACGGCCTGGAGATCTTCCGGCAGGTCGAGGACTGGCAGGGCGATGCGGACCCGCGCTACCGCGGCAAGGGCGGCCCGGTCTGGTGCCAGCCGGCCCACGACCCGTCCCCGCACGTCCCCGCACTGCTCGACGCAGCCGCAGGGCTGGGTCACCCCGTCCTGGCCGACCAGAACGGCGCCCGAGAGGAGAGCGCAGGCGGCTTCGCCCTCATGAACCAGATCATCAGGGACGGTCAGCGCCGCAACATGGCCGCTGCCTTCCTCTACCCGGTGCTGGCGCAGGACAACATCACCGTGCTGACCGGCGCGCACGTCGATCGAGTGGTGATCACGGGTGGGCGGGCCACCGGCGTCGAGGTGACCGTCGACGGCGGCCGCCGCGTCGTCGGGGCCGGCAGCGAGGTCGTCCTGAGCGCGGGTGGCATCAACACCGCGAAGATCCTGATGCTCAGCGGGATCGGCGACGCGGCGGACCTGCGCGGTCACGGGATCGAGGTGGTGGTCGACTCGCCCGAGGTCGGGGCCAACTTCCAAGACCACATCCTGCACGGCGGCTGCCTGTGGGAGCCGCACGAGGCGCAGCCGCCGCGCAACAGTGCCGCCAACGCCGCGGGCTTCTGGAAGTCCGACAGTGTCCTGGCCTCGCCCGACCTCAACATCGTGCAGATCGAGATCCCGTACGCCAGTGAGGTCGTGGCCGCGCAGTACGCGCCGCCGCCCTCCAGCTGGGCCCTGTGCGCGGGTTTGGTCGCGCCGAAGAGCCGGGGACGGATGACCCTGCGATCGGCGGACCCGCAGGACCGGCCGGTCCTGGACGCCGCGTTCCTCTCGCACCCGGACGACGTCGCGGCGCTGGCCAAGGGCATCGAGCTGTGCCGCGAGCTCGGCAACTCCCCGCAGATGCGGCCGTTCGCCAAGCGGGAGGTGGCGCCGGGCCGGGAGCTCACGCCGTCGGAGCTCGTCGAGTTCGTCCGCAACGGCGCCACCACCTACTTCCACGAGACCGGTACCTGCCGCATGGGACGCGACTCCGCGGCCGTCGTCGACCCCGAGCTGCGCGTGAACGGAGTGCAGAACCTCCGCGTCGCCGACGCGTCGGTCATGCCCCGCATCCCGGGCGTCGCGACCATGGCGACGTGCGTGCTGATCGGTGCGCGCATGGCGGAGATCCTCGGAGCATGA